The following proteins are encoded in a genomic region of Arcobacter cloacae:
- a CDS encoding ammonium transporter → MDMESISYIIDTLYVIFAMTLIIFMVPGFAMLEAGIVRTKNVTSVLTINTLIYAIASLAFLLFGYSLAFGELGNDSMSKYAAFLFQMAFVGKVINIMSGGVSERAKVIPLAIFTVIMGAVLYPLVVNVTWGANFLEGTILELSMYDLAGSTVIHSTGGWALLAAILIIGARKGRYTKEGGIRVIPASNIPLVTLGAFLLWIGWFGFNGGSVGSIASKENADLVALTILNTNTAGLSGAIMVAIIMQLMYKKLDLTMILNGALGGLVSITAGPDLYDIYTPILIGAIGGGLVVLGVSLFDKLRIDDPVGALSVHLVNGIWGTLAVGIFASNGDDITLLGQLKGILVIAVFAFISSYIILYIINKIMPLRAGNDEEMQGLDVQECGLEAYPEFKRAF, encoded by the coding sequence ATGGATATGGAATCTATCTCTTATATAATAGATACACTCTATGTGATTTTTGCAATGACACTTATTATTTTTATGGTTCCTGGTTTTGCTATGCTTGAGGCTGGAATTGTAAGAACAAAAAACGTAACTTCGGTTTTAACAATAAATACGCTTATTTATGCAATAGCATCTTTAGCTTTTTTACTTTTTGGTTACTCTCTAGCTTTTGGAGAGTTAGGAAATGATAGTATGAGTAAATATGCTGCATTTTTATTTCAGATGGCATTTGTTGGAAAAGTAATAAATATTATGAGTGGAGGAGTTAGTGAAAGAGCTAAGGTTATTCCATTAGCTATTTTTACAGTAATTATGGGAGCAGTTCTATATCCTTTAGTTGTAAATGTTACTTGGGGAGCAAATTTTTTAGAGGGTACGATACTTGAGCTTTCAATGTATGATTTAGCAGGTTCAACAGTAATTCACAGCACAGGTGGTTGGGCATTACTTGCAGCTATTTTAATTATTGGTGCAAGAAAGGGAAGATATACAAAAGAGGGAGGAATTAGAGTAATTCCAGCATCTAATATTCCTTTAGTAACTCTAGGTGCATTTTTATTATGGATTGGTTGGTTTGGATTTAATGGTGGAAGTGTAGGCTCAATCGCAAGTAAAGAGAATGCTGATTTAGTTGCATTAACTATTTTAAATACAAATACAGCTGGTTTAAGTGGTGCTATTATGGTAGCTATTATTATGCAACTTATGTACAAAAAACTAGATTTAACTATGATTTTAAATGGTGCTTTAGGTGGACTAGTTTCAATTACAGCAGGACCAGATTTGTATGATATTTATACACCAATTTTAATTGGAGCAATCGGTGGTGGATTAGTTGTATTAGGGGTTAGTTTATTTGATAAATTAAGAATAGATGATCCAGTTGGAGCTTTATCTGTTCACTTAGTAAATGGTATTTGGGGAACGTTGGCTGTTGGTATTTTTGCTTCAAATGGAGATGATATAACTTTACTTGGTCAATTAAAAGGTATTTTAGTAATTGCTGTGTTTGCTTTTATTAGTTCATATATAATTTTGTATATAATAAATAAAATAATGCCTTTAAGAGCAGGAAATGATGAAGAGATGCAAGGATTAGATGTTCAAGAGTGTGGATTAGAAGCTTATCCAGAGTTTAAAAGAGCATTCTAA
- a CDS encoding flagellar basal body P-ring protein FlgI has protein sequence MILRYLLIITIFLSSLYSQTIKDISNVIGIRDNQLIGYGLVVGLPGTGDKSKFTMQSLQNLLRNSYIKIPAGSINSKNIAAVMVTAELPAFSRQGDKIKVKVSTIGDAKSVDNGELLITQLKGVDGNVYALAQGTIVSNENNKTTGFIYDGATVENEIDFDLRNEDSIQLSLLKNSAKNADLIETKINEKFGKKLATAIDTRTIEVKKPQNMSTVKFLSLVQNIELDSTFKKKLIIDINRESIITGGDIPIDPVTIARDTFTIRINKSTLDENEWNDVAKNPGVDIGDNVKIADKPIINIDNAMINTKGTPTISDLVRSMKVMKLPMTEIIDTLKMIKEMGAIDVDIEIRG, from the coding sequence ATGATATTGAGGTACTTACTTATAATTACAATTTTTTTATCATCTTTGTATTCACAAACCATCAAGGATATTTCTAATGTAATAGGCATAAGAGATAATCAGTTAATTGGTTATGGTTTAGTAGTTGGATTACCTGGAACTGGTGATAAATCTAAATTTACTATGCAATCACTACAAAATCTTCTAAGAAATTCGTATATAAAGATACCTGCAGGGTCGATTAATTCAAAAAATATTGCAGCTGTTATGGTAACAGCTGAATTACCTGCTTTTTCAAGACAAGGAGATAAGATAAAAGTAAAAGTTTCAACAATTGGTGATGCAAAATCAGTTGATAATGGTGAACTTTTAATTACTCAATTAAAAGGTGTTGATGGGAATGTTTATGCTTTAGCACAAGGAACAATTGTTTCTAATGAAAACAATAAAACTACTGGTTTTATTTATGATGGAGCTACAGTAGAAAATGAAATAGATTTTGATTTAAGAAATGAGGATTCAATTCAATTAAGTCTTCTTAAAAACTCTGCTAAAAATGCAGATTTAATAGAGACAAAAATAAATGAAAAATTTGGTAAAAAATTAGCAACTGCTATTGATACAAGAACTATTGAGGTTAAAAAACCACAAAATATGTCTACTGTTAAGTTTTTATCATTAGTTCAAAATATAGAACTTGATTCAACATTTAAGAAAAAACTGATTATTGATATAAATAGAGAATCAATTATAACAGGTGGAGATATTCCAATAGATCCTGTAACAATTGCAAGAGATACCTTTACTATTAGAATTAATAAATCTACTTTAGACGAAAATGAGTGGAATGATGTTGCTAAAAACCCGGGTGTTGATATAGGGGATAATGTTAAAATTGCAGATAAACCTATTATAAATATCGACAATGCTATGATAAATACAAAAGGAACTCCAACAATATCTGATTTAGTACGTTCAATGAAAGTAATGAAACTTCCAATGACTGAAATAATTGATACTCTTAAAATGATTAAAGAGATGGGTGCAATTGATGTTGATATAGAGATAAGAGGATAA
- the fliD gene encoding flagellar filament capping protein FliD, with amino-acid sequence MANGILGLGMGQAASLNSDLIEKLKTAERKSAVEPIEKRIEKISGEKETFSSISNKVNELLESIKPFDLFVSGGVTAFEQKSATTSGDSVTFDAADIKALKKGFTSVEVTQLAQKDVYQSNTVNTATKDAVINAGELVINGETFDTTNMTYKQLADSINAKKGMSASVEQVGADSFRLVIKSEDTGLENKLNISGAASQSLGYTTDGTAINATNHILEAKNMIAKVDGVEYNVSTNNITVDGLKITANKVGTSTINVVEDNSQVENQMKNFVTKYNELVALVDSEVFNADSKIADKSSIRDIINQIKTKLFGSYGEDGTKSVFNYGIELDKFGGLSINSKKFNEAVQNDMAGLKDLFLGSAEKKGLGTTIKESLDEMKFTGGVLSTYESSMSARELSLNSEKEKAEKALNAKYEQLALQFSAYGSLINQMEASFSGLKMLIQQSVSSN; translated from the coding sequence ATGGCTAATGGAATATTAGGATTAGGAATGGGGCAAGCGGCCTCTTTAAATAGTGATTTAATAGAGAAATTAAAAACTGCAGAGAGAAAATCAGCAGTTGAACCAATAGAAAAAAGAATAGAGAAAATAAGTGGAGAAAAAGAGACTTTTTCATCTATTTCTAATAAAGTAAATGAATTATTAGAGTCTATAAAACCTTTTGATTTATTTGTTTCTGGTGGAGTTACAGCATTTGAACAGAAATCTGCTACTACATCAGGGGATTCAGTAACATTTGACGCTGCTGATATAAAAGCTTTAAAAAAAGGTTTTACAAGTGTTGAAGTAACACAACTTGCTCAAAAAGATGTTTATCAATCAAATACAGTTAATACAGCAACAAAAGATGCTGTTATAAATGCTGGTGAATTAGTAATAAATGGTGAAACTTTTGACACTACAAATATGACTTATAAACAGTTAGCAGATTCAATAAATGCTAAGAAAGGTATGAGTGCTTCTGTTGAACAAGTTGGAGCAGACTCATTTAGACTTGTAATAAAAAGTGAAGATACAGGATTAGAAAATAAATTAAATATAAGTGGCGCTGCTAGTCAATCTTTAGGTTATACTACAGATGGAACAGCAATTAATGCAACAAATCATATTTTAGAAGCAAAAAATATGATAGCTAAAGTAGATGGAGTTGAATATAATGTTTCAACAAATAACATTACTGTTGATGGGCTTAAAATAACTGCAAATAAAGTAGGTACATCAACGATTAATGTTGTTGAAGACAATTCTCAAGTAGAAAATCAAATGAAAAACTTTGTTACGAAATATAATGAACTAGTTGCCTTAGTTGATAGTGAAGTTTTTAATGCTGATTCAAAAATAGCTGATAAGTCATCAATTAGAGATATTATTAATCAAATTAAAACTAAACTATTTGGTTCTTATGGAGAAGATGGTACAAAATCAGTATTTAATTATGGAATAGAGTTAGATAAATTTGGTGGCTTATCTATTAATTCTAAAAAATTTAATGAAGCAGTTCAAAATGATATGGCTGGATTAAAAGATTTATTTTTGGGAAGTGCTGAAAAAAAAGGTTTGGGAACTACTATAAAAGAGTCTTTAGATGAAATGAAGTTTACAGGTGGAGTTTTAAGTACTTATGAATCATCTATGTCTGCAAGAGAATTATCATTAAATAGTGAAAAAGAGAAAGCAGAGAAGGCATTAAATGCAAAATATGAGCAATTAGCTTTACAATTTAGTGCATATGGTTCATTGATTAATCAAATGGAGGCTTCATTCTCTGGATTAAAAATGTTGATACAACAATCAGTATCAAGTAATTAA
- the fliM gene encoding flagellar motor switch protein FliM, whose translation MAEFLSQDEIDALLDIAEQGEDIDGTNPLDKVASKEKNYSIYDFKKPNRITVDQLKAFSTMHDKMLRDFINDLSSMLRKLVDVKLYSIEQMTYGEFILSIPQITSLNTLSIKPLDGRIVVECNPAISHKIIADLLGSGAVNTTDNIDRELTEIEVEILEHFYKMFIKILYKTWSDISSLNFKIESRDTNANAIQIVSDHEIVLLVVLEITIDEESGFLSICYPISYFEPLLNKIVEKIFSEGKNRKSSRKRDIKTLISGARMKIESIMAETELTTQEILNLKEDDVIVFNKNATSSSATIYINKKEKFSAISGISNNRKAIQIRANLDREKQETLDTLRAMREEREIKAKETAENIRRLLNQKGS comes from the coding sequence ATGGCTGAATTTTTAAGTCAAGATGAAATTGATGCTCTTTTAGATATTGCTGAGCAAGGGGAAGATATAGATGGTACAAATCCCCTTGACAAAGTTGCATCAAAAGAGAAAAACTACTCTATTTATGACTTTAAAAAGCCAAATAGAATTACAGTAGATCAATTAAAAGCCTTTTCAACAATGCATGATAAGATGTTAAGAGATTTTATCAATGATTTATCTTCAATGCTTAGAAAACTTGTAGATGTAAAACTCTACTCAATAGAACAGATGACTTATGGGGAATTTATTTTATCTATTCCACAAATTACATCACTAAATACTCTTTCAATAAAACCACTGGATGGAAGAATTGTTGTTGAGTGTAATCCTGCAATTTCACATAAAATTATAGCTGATTTACTTGGTTCTGGTGCTGTAAATACAACTGATAATATTGATAGAGAATTAACTGAAATTGAAGTTGAGATACTTGAACACTTTTACAAAATGTTTATTAAAATTTTATACAAAACTTGGAGTGATATTTCAAGTCTAAATTTTAAAATTGAATCAAGGGATACAAATGCTAATGCTATTCAAATTGTATCTGACCACGAAATAGTTTTACTTGTTGTATTAGAAATAACTATTGATGAAGAGTCTGGCTTTCTTTCTATTTGTTATCCAATATCTTATTTTGAACCTTTATTAAATAAGATTGTTGAAAAAATATTTAGTGAAGGTAAAAATAGAAAATCAAGTAGAAAAAGAGATATTAAAACTCTTATTTCTGGTGCTAGAATGAAAATTGAATCTATTATGGCAGAAACAGAACTTACAACCCAAGAGATTTTAAATTTAAAAGAAGATGACGTAATAGTTTTTAATAAAAATGCAACTTCTTCATCAGCAACAATTTATATAAATAAAAAAGAGAAATTTTCCGCAATTTCTGGAATATCAAACAATAGAAAAGCAATACAAATAAGAGCAAATCTAGATAGAGAAAAACAAGAGACATTAGATACATTAAGAGCTATGAGAGAAGAGCGAGAGATAAAAGCTAAAGAGACTGCTGAGAATATTAGAAGACTTTTAAACCAAAAAGGTAGCTAA
- a CDS encoding flagellar biosynthetic protein FliQ: MDLIAISENTVKIILILGLPSLIVSMVIGLIISIFQAVTQVSDASLSFVPKMIFVSAFILISLPWIGDHIETYTKDLWDLILVFGN; the protein is encoded by the coding sequence ATGGATTTAATTGCTATTTCTGAAAATACTGTCAAAATTATTTTGATATTAGGTTTACCTTCATTAATAGTTAGTATGGTTATTGGTTTGATAATATCAATATTTCAAGCAGTTACACAAGTAAGTGATGCATCTTTATCATTTGTTCCTAAAATGATTTTTGTATCAGCTTTTATTCTTATTTCATTACCTTGGATTGGAGATCATATAGAGACTTACACAAAAGATTTATGGGATCTTATCTTAGTTTTTGGGAATTGA
- a CDS encoding P-II family nitrogen regulator: protein MKKIEAIIKPFKLEDVKDALAEAGITGMTVSDVKGYGRQQGHSELYRGAEYVVDFLPKIKLELIVADENIDSTISVIIDAAKTGKIGDGKIFVSPVEKVIRIRTGEQDEEAI, encoded by the coding sequence GTGAAGAAAATTGAAGCTATAATTAAACCATTTAAACTTGAAGATGTAAAAGATGCTTTAGCAGAAGCAGGAATTACAGGAATGACAGTATCTGATGTTAAAGGTTATGGAAGACAACAAGGACATAGTGAACTTTACAGAGGTGCTGAATACGTGGTTGATTTTTTACCTAAAATCAAACTTGAATTAATAGTAGCAGATGAAAATATTGATTCAACAATTTCAGTGATTATTGATGCAGCAAAAACAGGAAAAATTGGTGATGGAAAAATATTTGTATCTCCAGTTGAAAAAGTTATAAGAATTAGAACAGGTGAGCAAGATGAGGAAGCTATTTAA
- the pyrC gene encoding dihydroorotase gives MASLSTFEINEPLDMHLHLRDADMLKLVGPLTSNTFSGALIMPNLVPPITTKEALLGYKQRIKEACAKDKFEPYVTLFFKNDYSYEFLADIKDDIIGIKLYPAGITTNSETGVASMDVEVLRPTLESMSKLGIPLCIHGETNGFVMDREKEFMPIYESIAKAFPNLKIIMEHITTKDAIELLDKYDNLYATVTLHHLLITLDDVAGGMLNPHLFCKPIAKRPEDRSALLNAALKAHPKLMFGSDSAPHPKHKKECCGCAAGVFTSPIALQVLTELFEKHDALENLNAFVSLNAQRIYNLFLEKKTIKLVKKDFTVPAIYEYKNENVVPMYAGETILWSIESIN, from the coding sequence ATGGCTTCTTTATCAACTTTTGAAATAAATGAACCTTTGGATATGCATCTTCACCTAAGAGATGCAGATATGTTAAAGCTTGTAGGACCACTCACTTCTAATACTTTTAGTGGTGCTTTAATTATGCCAAATTTAGTACCACCTATTACAACAAAAGAAGCACTACTTGGTTATAAACAAAGAATAAAAGAGGCATGTGCTAAAGATAAATTTGAGCCATATGTAACACTTTTTTTTAAAAATGACTACTCATATGAATTTTTGGCAGATATTAAAGATGATATTATAGGAATTAAACTTTATCCAGCTGGAATTACTACGAACTCTGAAACAGGTGTTGCTTCTATGGATGTTGAAGTATTAAGACCAACTTTAGAATCAATGAGTAAATTAGGGATTCCTTTATGTATTCATGGTGAAACTAATGGTTTTGTAATGGATAGAGAAAAAGAGTTTATGCCAATTTATGAATCAATTGCAAAAGCTTTTCCTAATTTAAAAATTATTATGGAACATATTACAACAAAAGATGCTATTGAATTGTTGGATAAGTATGACAATCTGTATGCAACTGTAACTTTACATCATTTATTAATAACTTTAGATGATGTTGCAGGGGGAATGTTAAATCCTCATCTATTTTGTAAACCAATTGCAAAAAGACCAGAAGATAGAAGTGCTTTATTGAACGCTGCATTAAAAGCTCATCCAAAGCTTATGTTTGGAAGTGACTCAGCTCCTCACCCAAAACATAAAAAAGAGTGTTGTGGTTGTGCTGCTGGTGTATTTACTTCACCAATTGCTTTACAAGTATTAACAGAGCTTTTTGAAAAACACGATGCTTTAGAAAATTTAAACGCATTTGTTTCTTTAAATGCACAAAGAATTTATAATCTATTTTTAGAGAAGAAAACTATTAAATTAGTGAAAAAAGATTTTACTGTTCCAGCTATTTATGAATATAAAAATGAAAATGTTGTTCCTATGTATGCAGGTGAAACAATTTTATGGAGTATAGAATCTATAAATTAA
- a CDS encoding flagellar basal body-associated FliL family protein, producing the protein MAEENNQEVKPAGGGKGLMIALIALVVILLISVVGGGYFLYSQLNANNQTTEEVQKEDAVEGGTSYKADLNDLVLNLTDSRGREKLMKLSFSIRSTEPKIATIVEEFKAEIIDVVISQISARSSEELLTVGGKNLLKDELIQDINNVINTATQSNSKIAKNNVKTILFTTFVIK; encoded by the coding sequence ATGGCAGAAGAAAATAATCAAGAAGTAAAACCAGCAGGTGGTGGAAAAGGTTTAATGATAGCATTGATTGCTTTAGTTGTTATCTTATTAATAAGTGTTGTTGGCGGAGGTTATTTTTTATATTCTCAATTAAATGCAAATAATCAAACTACAGAAGAAGTACAAAAAGAAGATGCTGTTGAGGGAGGAACTTCTTATAAAGCTGATCTTAACGATTTAGTATTAAATTTAACAGACTCAAGAGGAAGAGAAAAATTAATGAAATTATCTTTTTCTATAAGAAGTACAGAACCAAAAATTGCCACGATAGTTGAAGAGTTTAAAGCTGAAATTATAGATGTGGTTATTTCTCAAATTAGTGCTAGAAGTTCAGAAGAGTTATTAACAGTTGGCGGAAAGAATTTATTAAAAGATGAATTGATTCAAGACATAAATAATGTAATAAATACTGCTACGCAATCAAATAGTAAGATAGCTAAAAATAATGTTAAAACAATATTATTCACAACTTTTGTAATTAAATAA
- a CDS encoding MotE family protein — protein MSYRVLVLLFFSICLNAQETSSSLTRQKIEVMELKKELNNFYNEKEQEYQERKKELESILSQIEKEKNEIKKLHDNNLEILKDIRLEVESKTAKIYNGMKAKNAADIFNQMISEGKIDDVFDIILKLKENNVTQIMKFLSVTNASILTQKLENFNLDNNKKDR, from the coding sequence TTGAGTTATAGAGTTTTAGTTTTATTATTTTTTTCAATTTGTTTAAATGCGCAAGAAACAAGTAGTTCTTTAACAAGACAAAAAATTGAAGTAATGGAATTAAAAAAAGAACTAAATAATTTTTATAATGAAAAAGAACAAGAGTATCAAGAAAGAAAAAAAGAGTTAGAAAGTATATTATCTCAAATAGAAAAAGAGAAAAATGAGATAAAAAAATTACATGACAATAATTTAGAAATTTTAAAAGATATTCGCTTAGAAGTTGAGAGTAAAACAGCAAAAATTTATAATGGAATGAAAGCAAAAAATGCAGCTGATATTTTTAATCAAATGATAAGTGAAGGCAAAATTGATGATGTTTTTGATATAATTTTAAAATTAAAAGAAAATAATGTTACTCAAATAATGAAATTTTTAAGTGTTACAAATGCATCAATATTAACTCAAAAGCTTGAGAATTTCAATTTAGATAATAACAAAAAGGATAGATAA
- a CDS encoding flagellar basal body L-ring protein FlgH yields MRNSIFIVVPFLFVACSTTKPELEFNKPEVQVPKELPQAKKNKGSLYSMQGTSLFADKKDLQVGDIIQIVINEDLTSKTNNKRELSSNRDNNLGGGLFSAMGTNTLGGTAQKYSDKLNANLGINFGTNSSTSDKGSVKTQFDETFETTISAIIEETYQNGNYYIKGRKEMLIDGQKQEIIVSGVIRPYDITSDNSINSSQIANLKLLYEKDGVESDVLQTPWGSRFIRAIWPF; encoded by the coding sequence ATGAGAAATAGTATTTTTATAGTAGTACCATTTTTATTTGTAGCTTGTTCTACAACTAAACCTGAGTTGGAATTTAATAAGCCAGAAGTTCAAGTTCCAAAAGAATTACCTCAAGCCAAAAAAAATAAAGGTTCTTTATATTCTATGCAAGGTACTTCATTATTTGCAGATAAAAAAGATTTGCAAGTTGGAGACATAATACAAATTGTTATAAATGAAGATTTAACTTCTAAAACAAATAATAAAAGAGAATTATCAAGTAATAGAGATAATAACTTAGGTGGAGGTTTATTCTCAGCAATGGGAACAAATACACTTGGTGGTACAGCACAAAAATATTCTGATAAATTAAATGCAAATCTTGGAATAAATTTTGGAACTAACAGTTCAACTTCTGACAAAGGTTCTGTAAAAACACAATTTGATGAAACGTTTGAGACTACAATATCAGCAATAATTGAAGAAACATATCAAAATGGAAACTATTATATTAAGGGTAGAAAAGAGATGCTTATTGATGGGCAAAAACAAGAAATTATAGTAAGTGGTGTAATAAGACCTTATGATATAACTTCTGATAATTCTATTAATTCATCTCAAATAGCAAATCTAAAACTTTTGTATGAAAAAGATGGAGTAGAGTCTGATGTATTACAGACTCCATGGGGGAGTAGATTTATAAGAGCTATTTGGCCATTTTAA
- a CDS encoding P-II family nitrogen regulator — protein sequence MKKIEVIIKPFKLEDVKDALVEAGITGMTVYDVKGYGRQQGHSELYRGAEYVVDFLPKIKIDIVVKDEMVESVISTITNSAKTGKIGDGKIFVSSLDEVVRIRTQERGSEAV from the coding sequence ATGAAAAAAATTGAAGTAATAATTAAACCTTTTAAACTGGAAGATGTAAAAGATGCTCTAGTTGAAGCTGGGATTACAGGTATGACAGTTTATGATGTAAAAGGATATGGAAGACAACAAGGACATAGTGAACTTTATAGAGGTGCTGAATATGTGGTTGATTTTTTACCAAAGATAAAAATTGACATTGTTGTAAAAGATGAGATGGTAGAGTCTGTAATTAGTACAATTACAAACTCTGCAAAAACAGGAAAAATTGGAGATGGAAAAATATTTGTTTCATCTTTGGATGAAGTAGTTAGAATCCGAACTCAAGAAAGAGGAAGCGAAGCTGTTTAA
- a CDS encoding flagellar hook-associated protein FlgK, translating into MLNTLNVSHTGLNAARIAIENVSNNIANENTPGYKKRVVQLSELAQSDSRFTGRGVLADATYRVTSQYMYDKLVAENSKSNYYDKLSDMLGSVEAIFKETESSGFSVNLSRYFQAIENLRTNPNSEVYKSALKSQGTILVESLQNLYSSIEKQQQFEKNELNVNVGKVNSLLKEIGEVNQKVEKFGATNDLLDKRDQLELELSKYVDIEVNGQSNGYYELKIGGEVAISNNTNVRTIEFLDEKTSQIDKFSFKDYDPVTKNTTIIDSIKNDYDPVTRTVTPKGLDANDVVTYKLNNQVEVSVTIGESLTMDWNGDGTETTEPVTVDNITRALVHKINTDPNTKGLITAYNGDYAIDSTGNKVINNSKDNYLRIESNFPGVENSFEARISIEKRDNADPSIVETNGRMVVYKNDSESKEPENKVGIGIFGNEIPLKNGLIKAQVENLSSASPNNKFQVYLDKLDALAQTLGDIADKYIKTGSNSYIYGEDASDSSMGTINSIGLFSGASVKTLKFDKNAVNELDQEKLDYLATIQWKIDLSYDGKGQDTASTSGKTSLLEYFRELRVNVSADKENSNFLLDTQKNIKLSLENSYNQMVKVDKDDEMLNLMKFQAAYTANAKIVTAIDEMIQTLLGLKR; encoded by the coding sequence ATGTTAAATACATTAAATGTGTCTCACACTGGACTAAATGCTGCACGAATAGCAATTGAAAATGTATCTAATAACATAGCTAATGAAAATACTCCTGGCTACAAAAAAAGAGTTGTTCAATTAAGTGAGCTAGCACAATCAGATTCAAGATTTACAGGACGAGGAGTTTTAGCTGATGCTACATATAGAGTTACTTCTCAATATATGTATGATAAATTAGTAGCTGAAAATAGTAAATCTAACTATTACGATAAGTTATCTGATATGTTAGGAAGTGTTGAAGCTATTTTTAAAGAGACAGAAAGTAGTGGTTTTTCTGTTAATTTAAGTAGATATTTTCAAGCAATAGAGAACTTAAGAACTAATCCAAATTCAGAAGTTTATAAAAGTGCATTAAAAAGTCAAGGTACAATTTTAGTTGAATCGCTTCAAAATCTTTATTCAAGTATTGAAAAACAACAACAATTTGAAAAAAATGAATTAAATGTTAATGTAGGTAAAGTAAATAGTTTATTAAAAGAGATTGGTGAAGTAAATCAAAAAGTAGAAAAATTTGGTGCTACAAATGATTTGTTGGATAAAAGAGATCAATTAGAATTAGAGTTATCAAAATATGTAGATATTGAGGTGAATGGACAAAGTAACGGTTATTATGAGTTGAAGATTGGTGGAGAAGTTGCTATTAGTAATAACACAAATGTAAGAACTATTGAGTTTTTAGATGAAAAAACTTCACAGATTGATAAATTTAGTTTTAAAGATTATGATCCAGTTACAAAAAACACAACAATAATAGATTCTATAAAGAATGATTATGATCCAGTAACAAGAACAGTAACACCAAAAGGTTTAGATGCAAATGATGTAGTTACCTATAAGTTAAATAATCAAGTTGAAGTATCAGTAACTATAGGTGAATCTTTAACTATGGATTGGAATGGTGATGGAACAGAAACAACTGAGCCAGTAACAGTTGATAATATAACAAGAGCATTAGTTCATAAAATAAATACAGATCCAAATACAAAAGGTTTAATTACCGCATATAATGGTGATTATGCAATAGATTCAACAGGGAATAAGGTTATTAATAATTCAAAAGATAATTATTTAAGAATTGAGTCAAACTTTCCTGGAGTTGAAAATAGCTTTGAGGCTAGAATTAGTATTGAAAAAAGAGATAATGCTGATCCATCAATTGTTGAAACAAATGGAAGAATGGTAGTATATAAAAATGATTCTGAAAGCAAAGAACCCGAAAATAAAGTCGGAATAGGAATCTTTGGCAATGAAATACCTCTAAAAAATGGACTTATAAAGGCTCAAGTTGAGAATTTGTCTTCAGCTTCACCTAATAATAAATTTCAAGTTTATCTTGATAAGTTAGATGCTCTTGCACAAACATTAGGAGATATTGCAGATAAATATATTAAAACAGGCTCTAATAGTTATATATATGGAGAAGATGCATCTGATTCATCAATGGGTACTATAAATTCAATTGGATTATTTAGTGGAGCAAGTGTAAAGACTTTGAAATTTGATAAAAATGCAGTTAATGAATTGGATCAAGAGAAATTAGACTATTTAGCTACGATTCAATGGAAAATTGATTTATCATATGATGGTAAAGGGCAAGATACTGCATCAACTTCTGGAAAAACTTCATTATTAGAGTATTTTAGAGAATTAAGAGTTAATGTATCTGCAGATAAAGAGAATAGTAATTTTTTATTGGATACTCAAAAAAATATTAAACTCTCTTTAGAAAATTCATATAATCAAATGGTAAAAGTTGATAAAGATGATGAAATGTTGAATTTAATGAAGTTTCAAGCAGCATATACTGCAAATGCAAAGATAGTAACAGCAATTGATGAAATGATTCAAACGTTGCTTGGATTAAAAAGATAA